The stretch of DNA gacggcagcggagtagcagacaacatttctctaggtctatcagcgagcgttctccttatagcgtcagcgcgaagttccaggcagatcacaggctggtactgctcttcaccaccgttgcgcacggtcgctttttgcggcgtattttaaattaaatttctgcgataattattctgtggtgtaaattacttcgcatggtgcatcttactggcctacttaacagttttataggaagaaaactgtgtgttaaaaatgacttctgtgctactttaaaagaaaagcatgaggttagttcgttgagggtgagagtggtgcactgaagaatgagattgcacgaggAAACGgcatctctgaggaacaagcatataAAGCCGCCTGATGGTTGACTTATCGGTTTCtaaatcacattaaatttaaattgcattattGCATTACATGTCGTGTCTTGCGCCGTTCATACCATCGGAGCACAAATTTTTCACTTAAGCGGGTTGACGTAAATGCTACTTGACCGAAGTGCGAACTTCTCGACCACTTAATCGCAATTTCACGTCGAGAATATTGTTGAGAAGAGTTCGCAGTTGTTTCCATTGATCAATAGCTCTGTGGGTTACCTCGGTCGGAAGCAACCCTGATAGCCGACCGCCGTAACTGGATTttctcgcaaacgggagaagccgCAAGCAAAGTCGGAGAAAGCCtgagctttcatccaatcagaagcacgatACCCCATCAACGTAGATGGGGGAGGTTTTCCGCATCTACGTCAGAAAattggctgcgcccatggcttgttttggtttctttgattacTTAATTTTCATAACAAGAAGACAAAATTCAGAAACGAAGATGCATTTCGGGGGTAGTTCGATGGTCTCCTTTTGAATATCAGAACCGTTTCAACACTTTGGGAAAtaggcgtagctgacctttaaggcaGGTGGTAAATgcaggatgtttttttttttagccttaACATAATTTTTACAATAGAGTTATGAGAGCaacatagatgtcgtttttgtgaTTGCGTTCTACGGCCAGAGGGACGTCCTCTccaagaaagtgtgcaactacaagatgaataattacctaaaattcattaatatcattaatgaattaattagcggattaattaggggattttgggcaaaagcgagatagcagattgagagactatcctagttgaaagccatttgaCGATTAACAAATTCTGAAACACGTACGTttgttaaaatatccatccccgaattttgatatgaaaaatgagccgaaaccgtgACGACCGGGAGtccagcgctcatttcacgccacagggccacgtgatttggagcgattgAGATGATTGGcgtaggtgccgctcagctgagGAGATAAACCGCTTTaaggcccagataagcctccgtcggcgaggaTAATGCGCTCCTCAGGCCCGTTttcggtttcagctcatttgcctacCGAAATTCAGCTATGGATATATCATGGCACGCGCTGGTTTCTTGATTTTTTAGAAGATAGAATGaatttcaacgaggattgtctccggTTCTgtcatctcgcttttgcccgaaattccctaattacaAAGTTAGTTAATGAATTTCAAGTAATTAGTtgtcttgtagttgcatactctcTTCCAAAGCATGTCTGTGTGGTCATAGAATtcgactgcaaaaacgacatctatgcagctctcatagctttttataaaaagtatgtaaaggctaaaaaaacaccctctgtatacagggtgtgtcacAAAAcatgtcattcggactttataaaaaaacggggcgacgcaCAAATACGGGGTAAatggcatttgtgtggcaactaaatttgccaccttgcaaaaatattttcatgtgattttaattaaaagaaattgaatttcctTAATTAAACtcaaaaatttcccaagtcaacctcgggtttttttttggtttttttttcaaaattagagagcccgtatcGGACTTAGTCAGATCAaccaagaaattcgctcgatattgcaattggaactgccccaaaaaaagtcccgaaattgaggcttcaaagtttcgggtattcaacggcgcaccaaatcagtcgtaaagatgcgcggagaggaggacatgctcctgcccccatgaagctagaacaattTATCGCCGTACAGGCGTGTAGCACAAGACGCggcgataacaaggcgggtgacattccaccttACGTTGATAAGCGAGAAAAAAaactccgcctctttttttcgaccttttatctttcatgggggcagcagcatgtcctcctcttcgcgcatctttgcgactgatttggtgcgccgttgaatacccgaaactttgaagcctcaatttggggactttttttttggggcagttccatttgcaatatcgagcaaATTTCTTgatggatctgactaagttctctatgggctctctaattctgcaAAAAAGGTTGACTTgagaaattttggagttcaattaaagaaattcaatttcttttaattaaaatcaaattaaaatattttgtaaggtggcaaatttagttgccacacaaatgccgtttaccccgtatttttccctcgccccgtttctttttcaagtccgaatgacacgttttgtgaaacaccctgtagacctATGGTTCCTCAGTTTGACGCTGGGCGTCCTGCACTAAGATGAAGTCGAATATTTAAAGTTCGAATCTAGAGAAAGCGCGAGGTTTTTCAGACATGAATTTTCGCACGTGGAGTCGTTTTTGGGTGCTTTCTCGAATTCAACTTCGAAGTAACTCCCACAGCGTCTGGTCACAGTCTCtttaacatacagggtgtcccagaaaacgtgtcattgatttataataaaaaaaatacaccacctagagccatgcggtcaatggcatttgttcttactgggtttttgccacctcctcatgtcccaaagaacacacgcggtcctgaGGATGTCCCCAAAGTGtgatcgtgtcctcgtccttcgacatGAATCCGCAGAGCGTCCTGAGGACGATACTCGCGGATTGTCCGCGAAGAGTCATTCAAGTACGTCCTGTGCGTGTCCCTGTGGGCAACTGACTGGACGAGAAATATTTTGTATAGTTTACCTGCTAAGATTCCCCAAATACTgagtgatacatttgttttgtttttgggtcGATCTCTGGGGCTCAATGGCATTTGTCATAAACGAAGTGCGGTCCTCTGTAAGATTCCTCATCCCAGAAAAATGTGACTGTCTACGACACATAAAGCACTTACCGCGAGAAATACAAAAATGCGCGATTCTCTTGCACTGTTTTTGACCTCCCAAGGTTCTaccgaatgtctcaaaccaaatggagtaagaaacataggaTTTGCATTGATGGGGAGTTAATACTCTAACCAATTCCTCGTTGTTGGATTATTTGTTTGCATAATCTAATTAAACTTagcagctcacccttcgtttttcATTCGGAAGTGACCAAGGCTCTCAAATTTACGGGCGTAACAAGCAATAAATTGTATCTGTTTCTGTTCGGAGGGAAAGTCCAGTACCTTTCGAAGTGAGTTTCTCGGACAAAGTGCTCCTGGAAATCTTtgatatttctttctgcttgcTTTTTAAACCGCCGCACTCTTTGTCCGTTATGAGAAATAcgctaaacaaataaaaagcagcaaacggTGACTAAGGTTGAGCAAGTGCCGGAAAGAGAAAAACGGCCTTGTACTCAAAATGGGCCCCATTTcgctaataaataaatacataaatcaACACAATGAGATATCCTGTTTTGCTCCTAAAACCTTACTGGTGGTGTTTTTGGGACACTTCCTGAGGAGCTTCTGGGGATGGCCCGAGGCATTGCATTTTAACTCTTTTCTGACAAACTGAGGACCATACGGGGATGTTCGAgggatgttatccctgtccCAATAGAACATCCCGGGATGACCTGAAAacatcattgtgttcttgggggtgaatgtcgtgtaacgtaagtttaattatgtaaatttttgcgagctttagtcggaaatttgcctagtaaaggttacttttttaccccaccaatgtgaagagcgtgtctaatttagtcaaattaatgataattgacaggggtattcaggagctatcccatcggaaaaaatagccgcatcatgctctacggaggtcgcacagaatagcgcacgatgaattttccagcgcaatctttgtcagtccgacgaaaggaggttggaaacccagcccttccCGACattgcagaaagagataaaacaggcacggcttatcacgtccgactttctctgggataatgctttccctctcccaattttaggaaccgtttctttttctactatcactctgtgggctggcttccgaacctcctttcgtcgcactgagagcgattgcgctcaaaaagtcatcgcgagctatggtccggtgctccgaaaagcatgatattcggctattttttccgatgggatagctcgtgaatatcactgtgaattatcatgaatttgagtgaattcggcacgctcttcatattggtggggtaaaaaagtgacctttacttggcaaatttccgagttcagttcacaaatatttacataattaaacttggagtacatgacattcacattaggaggtggcaaaaacctaataagaacaaatgctgttgaccgcatgattctaggtggcgtagtttttttattataattcaatgacacgttttctgggacaccctgtatatgggccCGCTCAGAACAGTGACATCTTTGGTTTGAATAAAGACAGTTGCTTGCCAAAAATCAGCGGAGGTATTGAAGCGGGTTCCGGAGGAGTATACAGACTTGAGCCCCACAACCTGAATGCGCTCATAGATGACAGAGCAGCCATTTGTGCCATCTCAGTGTCGCGATCTAAGTGTCAATTAGAGTAACCTCAAAGAGTGCACTAACATCCACATCGCGCACGAGTGTTGGATGCATGCGTGTTGGAATAGGACTAGATATTGGAATAGTAATAGGACCAGTAGTAGTAATGGGAGGAGTAGGAGACGGTCTGGCAGAGACAAACGGAACAGAGGGGAGTGACAAAAAGTAAAGTGCTCACTGGTAGGGATCAGATACGGTTGTCATTGGAGCAGCTAAGCGTTTTTTACAAGGTTGATTTTTGATAGTTCATTTCGCTAAGGTAACGGGTATATCGTGTTGACAAACACTTCGATGCTTGGTATCGAACTACTGCATAAAATCCACTAATTCCTACTGCGCCGAAATGCTTCTCTTTTATCATACATGACACTAATGATGCAATCATGTTCGTTTCACACACGCAGGTCCTCCATAACATGGTACTGCCCAAACTGGATCCGCAATATGGTCAGATGCCAGCCTGCGAGAAATATCGTATATCTAAGAACGCACAAGTGCGCCAGTTCCACGTTGTACAATATTCTTCAACGTTACATCCTCAAGCATCGACTAAATAAGGTTATGTCAAAGGACTATGGTGTATATATCGGTTATCCCGTGCACTTTCAGCCATCATTTGTCATAGACATGCGGGATTACAACCTGTCAAACAATATCTTAACTGATCATATGCGCTTCGACAAACCGGAAGTAGCGCGAATGATGCCGGATGATTCATTATATGTCACGACGCTTAGAAGGCCAGAAGAAGCATTTGAGTCACTGTTTTCGTACTGTGATTTTGAGACTCATTTACGCAAGGGCCTCGAAGACTTTGTAAATGATGTGAACATAACCGCACGGCTAAAGGAACACAGGGTGTCCTACAATAGATATGGATTCAACCAGATGTCGTTTGACCTTGGATTTCGATCGGAGGACGTCGACAATGCTACTGTTGTTGATGAATTCATCAAATCCGTCGGCGAGACGTTTCATCTCGTGATGGTTGCTGATCGCTTAGATGAATCGCTGATCCTGTTCAAGCACTTGGCATGCTGGACAACAGAGGACGTAGTAGCATTTAAAGTCAATTCCCGGATGGATGCTTATAAAGTTCCAATGACTGCACACGTCAGGGAAAGACTGAAGGCCTTAAACCATGTTGACTTCAAATTGTACGAACATTTTTCTGCAGCTCTCGATGAAAAAGTGAGAACTTTTGGTGAACAACAAATGGCTGAAGAAGTGACAGAACTAAGGACGCTGCGGGAAAAATATCACGATCTTTGTGTTGAAGCCGAAGTTGGACTGAGAACGCTTACAAAGAAGGGAGGAGGCAAAAAAGTGCTGGGTTTCAAACTCAAGGATGACAGTGAGAGGTGCCGTCATATGACGATGACAGGTATGCAGCTGCATGAACTCATTCGTGATAGGCAAAAAAAGCTAATACATAGAACTGTGGAAAAACCGCTAGCTAACTTCACCTAGCTATGCTTAGAACTattttttggtggtggtggtggtaatttTGAGCAGCTTTTCTTATTTATCGTGTGCACCACAAGCAGACCTATaaaattacttttccaaagtaattgaattacgattataattacatattcacaaaagtaattaaattacagttacaattatcattttctattgtaattcaattacgatTACAGTTAccgaaaaagtaattgcattacacagaattacattcacaaagttgactgcaacgggcaaacgacgtgcaaactgcaagatttgatgtgcacatttattgcacatgttctgaaagatggtggtagttgtgcttgtggtagaaaaacGAGTTAAAGAAGTCTTACACAAGGACAAGTCTCTTGCCATGTTAAAGTAACACCGAACATCACCGCCAAAATGCTTTCTTTCTTCAGATATGTGAATAAAGTGCAGATCATGAGTGCTCATCCCCAGAAATTCTagacagcgacgccttgcgccaTCCTGTGGCCGCCGCGCGAAACTAGTCAAAAATACAATGGGAAAGTAAGAAAAACTGCTGTATGTGCCGTTCTACTTAACATATCCAATCTTCGCCCGGGGTATAGTGTCAGGGAGTCCCTCgcagcccatttgaacagaaaTCATCGTTGGGTACCAAATGGCATCGGTTCCCTAGAGGTAGAGCATTTTGGACGGATAATACATGGGAGGTATAGGAAAAGTGCACAAACCAGACAACTTTATGAGTTAATACCTCGGGCTGTGATGAAGATATCACATTTTTCTCCGGGATACAGGTTCAGGGGTAAATGGGGAATTAAAATTTATTGTTAGCTTTGCGGTAGTCCTACCGCCTGCGGTTCTCTGGGTCAAAAAAGTCTCAAATGACAGATGTACACAAGAAGATACGTTTGGCTTGACCGCAAAGAGGGAAGGCATAGCGTGCAAACCACCTTCAAGGGTTGCTGATGTCGGCTGCTGAGCTTGCGGTATAgaccattttagaaaagcaagcgccacctgtggcgcgcaagggctcatgggaacttccAGCGCCTTAAAGCATTACGAGacgaccagaggcggaggtagaagaagaagaacaacattc from Ornithodoros turicata isolate Travis unplaced genomic scaffold, ASM3712646v1 Chromosome13, whole genome shotgun sequence encodes:
- the LOC135372087 gene encoding galactosylceramide sulfotransferase-like; the protein is MRDYNLSNNILTDHMRFDKPEVARMMPDDSLYVTTLRRPEEAFESLFSYCDFETHLRKGLEDFVNDVNITARLKEHRVSYNRYGFNQMSFDLGFRSEDVDNATVVDEFIKSVGETFHLVMVADRLDESLILFKHLACWTTEDVVAFKVNSRMDAYKVPMTAHVRERLKALNHVDFKLYEHFSAALDEKVRTFGEQQMAEEVTELRTLREKYHDLCVEAEVGLRTLTKKGGGKKVLGFKLKDDSERCRHMTMTGMQLHELIRDRQKKLIHRTVEKPLANFT